From a region of the bacterium genome:
- a CDS encoding response regulator, with protein MAFRILIVDDEDHILQALETFFSLRGFEVTTCTDPAAALEHVRQERYHVALLDINMPQMTGIELLKRIKETRPTVQVIMMTAYTTIEKAIECVEHGASDYMLKPFHNLEELAEIVKSSGERVRRWEVVARESLRNPRDVTAHRLSPGA; from the coding sequence ATGGCTTTCCGAATTCTGATTGTAGACGACGAGGACCATATCCTGCAGGCGCTGGAGACCTTCTTCAGCCTGCGCGGCTTTGAGGTCACCACCTGCACCGATCCCGCCGCCGCGCTCGAGCATGTGCGGCAGGAGCGCTATCACGTAGCCCTGCTCGACATCAACATGCCGCAGATGACCGGCATCGAACTGCTGAAGCGCATCAAGGAAACCCGCCCCACCGTGCAGGTGATCATGATGACCGCGTACACCACCATCGAGAAGGCCATCGAGTGCGTGGAGCACGGCGCGAGCGATTATATGCTTAAGCCCTTCCACAATCTGGAGGAACTGGCCGAAATCGTCAAGTCCTCCGGTGAACGCGTCCGCCGCTGGGAAGTCGTCGCCCGCGAAAGCCTCCGCAATCCCCGCGACGTCACCGCCCACCGCCTCAGCCCCGGAGCCTGA
- a CDS encoding ATP-binding protein has translation MLLLSAETPWCSDFKSVAKRMGFRVRRLDNGVDALVHFQDFDPHIFLVAQYRGDDLSLVDVCDAVRVPRLLRPLALVVTTQVTVPAGEDLADLGVDEIFDASVPPDHYATSLIQHYRVATSQRRVLDREKDILDSLPDALMVVDSGITLWKVNRAFATLFGLDSAEHLRRRLGQPLLSALRSCMNGWVRDSFGASLAAALASALRDGKPRFECHEVIGKSERFLTGEITGLEGKDDHKLIALRDVTDQEQALLREARRERLATIGNLSVGVAHEIQNPNTFSRVNAANLKALFDALRPILDDLAAREPQKKIGTLSLPVALQKIDSAIAGIDMASHRIATVLDTLKTFSKNDDDTVGDEDLTEAVSEAVLLTTPALRGQIQLDVDLPPDLPRVRASKSELSQVFVNLIENACHAFDGDGKQARGDGPACIRILLEHTDEDCVVIAVTDNGPGIDAALQKQIFRPYFTTRAQGEGTGLGLSISSDIMHRFGGDLTVRSRKGEGAAFLVSLKKSIIEDKTAL, from the coding sequence GTGCTTTTACTATCAGCCGAAACTCCGTGGTGCTCGGACTTCAAGTCCGTCGCCAAGCGGATGGGCTTCCGTGTGCGGCGGCTGGACAACGGCGTGGATGCCCTCGTGCACTTTCAGGATTTCGATCCCCATATCTTCCTCGTGGCTCAGTATCGCGGGGATGACCTGTCGCTGGTGGACGTCTGCGACGCCGTGCGCGTGCCGCGCCTGCTGCGGCCCCTGGCCCTGGTGGTCACCACGCAGGTAACGGTCCCGGCGGGGGAAGATCTGGCCGACCTTGGCGTGGATGAGATTTTCGACGCGTCGGTTCCGCCCGACCATTACGCCACCTCGCTGATTCAGCATTACCGTGTTGCCACCTCGCAACGCCGCGTACTGGACCGCGAGAAGGATATTCTCGACAGTCTTCCCGACGCGCTGATGGTCGTGGACAGCGGCATTACGTTGTGGAAGGTTAACCGCGCCTTTGCCACGCTGTTCGGCCTCGATTCCGCCGAGCATCTGCGGCGCCGGCTGGGTCAGCCGCTGCTCAGTGCGCTGCGCTCGTGCATGAACGGCTGGGTACGGGACAGTTTCGGCGCTTCGTTGGCGGCGGCCCTGGCATCGGCCCTGCGTGACGGCAAGCCGCGCTTCGAATGCCATGAAGTCATCGGCAAGAGCGAACGCTTTCTGACAGGAGAAATCACCGGCCTTGAGGGCAAGGATGATCACAAGCTGATTGCCCTGCGCGATGTAACCGATCAGGAGCAGGCCTTGCTCCGCGAAGCGCGCCGGGAGCGGCTCGCCACCATCGGCAACCTGTCGGTGGGTGTCGCCCATGAGATCCAGAACCCCAATACCTTCAGCCGTGTCAATGCGGCCAACTTGAAGGCCCTGTTCGACGCGCTGCGACCGATTCTCGATGATCTGGCCGCGCGCGAACCGCAAAAAAAAATCGGCACCCTGTCGCTGCCCGTCGCCCTGCAGAAGATCGACAGCGCCATCGCCGGTATCGACATGGCCAGCCACCGCATCGCCACCGTGCTGGACACGCTGAAGACCTTCAGCAAGAACGACGATGATACCGTGGGCGATGAAGACCTCACCGAAGCCGTGTCCGAGGCGGTGCTGCTCACCACGCCGGCTCTGCGCGGGCAGATTCAGCTTGATGTGGATCTGCCGCCGGACCTGCCGCGCGTGCGGGCATCCAAGTCCGAACTCTCGCAAGTCTTCGTCAACCTGATCGAGAATGCCTGTCACGCCTTCGACGGCGACGGTAAACAGGCGCGCGGCGACGGCCCGGCCTGTATTCGCATTCTGCTCGAACACACCGATGAGGACTGCGTCGTCATCGCCGTAACGGACAATGGCCCCGGAATTGATGCCGCCTTGCAGAAGCAGATCTTCCGTCCCTACTTTACCACGCGGGCGCAGGGAGAAGGCACGGGGCTGGGGCTGTCCATCTCCTCGGATATCATGCACCGTTTCGGCGGGGATCTTACGGTGCGCAGCCGCAAGGGAGAAGGCGCGGCCTTTCTGGTAAGCTTGAAAAAATCGATCATAGAAGATAAAACCGCTCTGTGA
- a CDS encoding mercuric reductase — translation MTQTDSVTPPIKAESDSRGRLNPREPRPRYNLVVIGGGPAGMACASGAASLGAHVALIEKNALGGNSLHAGSVPSKALIRAARSASEMRRGAQFGIQLQGGFDVDFPAVMQRVQTVQGRLSAARSVETFLDKGVDVFTGEGRFTDRSHIAVNGQVLHFARAVIATGARPAPSGVPGLEGLNALTYDTLFCLRELPRRLAVIGAGPLGCEMAQCFARLGSSVIVYEKQQQCLPLEDRDASALVQQALEADGVIFRLGCDEVRSENSHVEGTIHSAMNGHWFADPCSHVLVATGRVPNTEHLNLDAASIRADESGIVVNGLLRTTNPHVYAAGDCCSHYKFTHAADALARIVIANALFFGTDRVANLLVPWCTFTDPQCAHVGVQELDAAKDHLHTMTIPLDEADRSIIDGNDGGLFKIHYDIRGAIRGATIVSVRACELMGELILAMNHNVRLSSLASDIHPYPTESEIIKRAGDLYRRSFITPSMAKFLSKLLEWRR, via the coding sequence ATGACACAGACTGACTCAGTTACTCCCCCAATAAAGGCCGAATCCGACTCCCGTGGCCGTCTGAATCCGAGGGAGCCTCGACCGCGCTATAATCTCGTGGTGATCGGCGGCGGACCGGCAGGCATGGCCTGTGCATCCGGTGCGGCATCCCTTGGCGCCCATGTGGCGTTGATCGAGAAGAATGCCCTCGGCGGCAATAGCCTGCATGCGGGCTCGGTGCCTTCCAAAGCCCTGATTCGCGCCGCGCGCAGCGCATCGGAAATGCGCCGCGGCGCACAGTTCGGCATTCAGCTTCAGGGTGGCTTCGACGTGGACTTCCCGGCAGTCATGCAGCGCGTGCAGACCGTTCAGGGGCGATTGAGCGCAGCGCGCAGTGTCGAGACCTTCCTCGACAAAGGCGTCGATGTTTTCACCGGTGAAGGCCGGTTTACGGACCGCTCCCACATTGCGGTGAACGGCCAGGTGCTGCACTTTGCCCGCGCCGTCATTGCCACCGGCGCGCGCCCTGCGCCGTCCGGCGTGCCGGGCCTCGAAGGCCTCAACGCGCTGACCTATGACACGCTGTTCTGCCTGCGGGAGCTGCCGCGCCGTCTCGCCGTGATCGGCGCCGGACCTTTAGGCTGTGAGATGGCACAGTGCTTTGCCCGGCTGGGCAGCAGCGTGATCGTCTATGAAAAGCAGCAACAATGCCTGCCTCTTGAAGACCGCGACGCGTCGGCGCTGGTTCAGCAGGCGCTCGAAGCCGACGGCGTAATTTTTCGCCTGGGGTGTGATGAAGTGCGGTCCGAGAACAGCCACGTCGAAGGCACGATCCATTCGGCCATGAATGGCCACTGGTTTGCCGATCCCTGCAGCCACGTGCTGGTCGCCACGGGCCGCGTCCCCAATACGGAGCATCTGAATCTCGATGCGGCCAGCATCCGCGCCGATGAGAGCGGGATCGTGGTCAATGGATTGCTGCGCACCACCAACCCGCACGTCTACGCCGCCGGAGACTGCTGCTCGCACTACAAGTTTACCCATGCTGCCGACGCTCTGGCGCGAATCGTTATCGCCAATGCGCTGTTCTTCGGCACGGACCGGGTCGCCAATCTGCTCGTGCCGTGGTGCACCTTCACCGATCCCCAATGCGCGCATGTTGGAGTACAGGAACTGGACGCCGCCAAAGACCATTTGCATACCATGACCATCCCCCTCGATGAGGCCGACCGTTCGATCATCGACGGCAATGACGGCGGGCTGTTCAAGATCCACTATGACATCCGCGGCGCGATTCGCGGCGCCACCATCGTGTCGGTGCGCGCCTGCGAACTGATGGGAGAACTGATTCTCGCCATGAACCATAATGTGCGCCTGTCGTCTCTTGCTTCGGATATCCACCCTTACCCCACCGAGTCCGAGATCATCAAACGCGCCGGCGACCTCTACCGCCGCTCCTTCATCACCCCCTCTATGGCCAAATTCTTAAGCAAACTTCTGGAGTGGAGAAGATAG
- a CDS encoding zinc-dependent alcohol dehydrogenase family protein, which produces MRAWVLTEPKPVAEKPLRLVDKPVPKPGHGEVRLRVLVCGICRTDLHIVAGEIPLPKLPITPGHQVVAVVDELGAGVHGLKVGQRVGAPWLAWTDGTCWYCAHERENLCDHGKFNGQHCDGGYAEYMLAHAAFVYPLPEDFDELHAAPLMCSGVIGYRALKLAQVPENGKVGLYGFGSSAHITIQVARHLGAECYVITRGEKGQEFALELGAAWAGGPEDTPPVPLDSVVIFAPAGELVPLALKHIRRGGIVTSAGIHMSNIPEFPYEILWGERVIRSVANSTREDVRELLEIAAEIHLKPEVEEFDFDHLNDHLLAFDRGKVKGTGVIRVGK; this is translated from the coding sequence ATGCGTGCCTGGGTGTTGACCGAACCGAAGCCCGTGGCGGAAAAGCCGCTACGACTGGTAGACAAGCCTGTGCCCAAGCCGGGTCACGGAGAAGTGCGGCTCAGAGTTTTGGTGTGTGGGATTTGCCGCACGGATCTGCACATTGTGGCCGGGGAGATACCGCTGCCCAAGCTGCCGATTACGCCGGGGCATCAGGTGGTGGCCGTAGTGGATGAATTAGGCGCAGGAGTTCATGGTTTGAAGGTGGGGCAGCGGGTAGGCGCGCCGTGGCTGGCGTGGACGGACGGCACCTGCTGGTACTGCGCCCATGAGCGGGAAAATCTCTGTGATCACGGCAAATTCAACGGCCAGCACTGCGACGGCGGCTATGCGGAATACATGCTGGCGCATGCGGCTTTTGTGTATCCGTTACCCGAGGATTTCGATGAGTTGCATGCCGCGCCGCTGATGTGTTCGGGGGTGATCGGCTACCGGGCTTTGAAACTCGCGCAGGTGCCGGAGAATGGCAAAGTGGGTCTGTATGGCTTCGGCTCTTCGGCGCACATTACGATTCAGGTAGCCCGGCATCTCGGGGCGGAGTGCTATGTGATTACCCGTGGGGAGAAGGGGCAGGAGTTCGCGCTGGAATTGGGAGCGGCGTGGGCGGGAGGGCCGGAGGACACGCCGCCGGTGCCACTGGACAGTGTGGTCATTTTTGCTCCAGCCGGTGAACTGGTCCCGCTGGCTCTCAAGCATATTCGCCGTGGCGGGATTGTGACCTCGGCGGGGATTCACATGAGCAACATCCCGGAATTTCCCTATGAAATCCTCTGGGGAGAACGCGTGATCCGCAGTGTGGCCAATTCGACGCGGGAGGATGTGCGCGAACTGCTGGAGATTGCGGCGGAGATCCATCTGAAGCCTGAAGTGGAAGAGTTCGATTTCGACCATCTGAACGATCACCTGCTGGCCTTTGACCGTGGAAAAGTTAAGGGCACGGGTGTGATTAGAGTGGGAAAGTAG